The DNA window cacacacacacagtggtcagGGGAGGCCAATCCTCTCCCGCTCCTACGCACGAGTGGGTGAGCTGAAGCTCCAGCGTCCGACTGGTGAGCGCCACTCCCTCCTCCGGGTCCTGGTCCACAACAAGTACAGCTCCACCAGTGGCATGCAGCACAACGACCTGGGCCTGGTGCAGCTGCAGGAGCCTGTCTCCCACACGCTCAAGCCCGTGGCTCTGCCTGGTCCCCGAGACGTCCTCACACCCCAGGCTGAGTGCTGGGTCATTGGATGGGGTGATGTAGATGAGAaccgtaagtgtgtgtttgtatgtgtgtgtcggtgtgtgtgtgtgtgtgtgtgtgtgtgtgattgtgcatgtgattatgcatgtgtatgtctatcACTGAATATTTGTGCTTGCGTGCgtcctggttttttttttctctcctcagaCCATTTGGGAGGTGAGAAGACGctccatcgtgtgtgtgtgtgattgttcactctctctctctctctctctctctctctctctctctctctctccccctccctccctctctctgctcagaCCATTTGGGAGGTGACAAGACgctccagcagctcaggctcCCCCTAGTGGACGACAACACCTGCAGGCAAGCGTACCCAAAGACCAACGACAACCAGCTGTGTGCCGGATACATGGAGGGAGGCAAGGACgcctgccaggtgtgtgtgtgtgtgtgtgtgtgtgtgtgtgtgtgtgtgtgtgtgtgtgtgtgtgtgtgtgtgtgtgagtgtgtgtgtgtgtgtgtgtgtgtgtgtgtgtgtgtgtgtgtgtgtgtgtgtgtgtgtgtgtgtgtgtgtgtgtgtgtgtgtgtgcgtgcgtgcgtgcgtgcgtgcgtgagtgcgtgcgtgcgtgcgtgggatAAAGAAATTTAGTGAATATCTGTTACTA is part of the Sardina pilchardus chromosome 22, fSarPil1.1, whole genome shotgun sequence genome and encodes:
- the LOC134070530 gene encoding tryptase-2-like — its product is MQHNDLGLVQLQEPVSHTLKPVALPGPRDVLTPQAECWVIGWGDVDENHHLGGDKTLQQLRLPLVDDNTCRQAYPKTNDNQLCAGYMEGGKDACQFVQVGVVSFGSGCARRGYPGVYTRVYNYMHMLHKEQLLEILSVGLCMGA